Genomic window (Streptomyces sp. SLBN-31):
CATGAGAGGCGGTGGGCGGGGTCATGAATCCTCCGGGCGGGACAGCAAGTCGGTCGGGCAAGCCGTCTGACGGGGCCGGTGGGGGGATTGTGGCGGCCGGACGGTGGTTTGGTGAGACAGGTGGTGCCGGTGAGGGTCAGTGGAGCAGACTGCCTTGGAGTTCGGCGCGCAGGTCGGGCGTGAGGACCGCGCCCGCGCGGTCGACCAGCAGCGCCATCTCGTAGCCGACCAGGCCGATGTCGCACTCCGGGTGCGCGAGCACGGCGAGGGACGAGCCGTCCGAGACGGACATCAGGAACAGGAAACCCCGCTCCATCTCGACGACCGTCTGCGCCACGGTGCCGCCCTCGAAGATCCGGGAGGCCCCGGCCGTCAGCGAGGTGAGTCCGGACGCGACGGCCGCGAGCTGGTCGGCGCGGTCACGCGGGAAGCCTTCGGACATCGCCAGAAGGAGTCCGTCGGCGGATACGACGACGGTGTGGGACACCCCTGGGGTGTTGTCCACGAAGTTGGTGATCAACCAGTTGAGGTTCTGTGCCGCCTGGCTCATCTGGCTCAACTATCGCTCCTGCTGGTGAGTGGGGCTGGGGAAACTGCCGGTCTGGCCGGTACCCGTACCGGCCTGTCGACCCTGTGCGATGCCCCGACGGAGATTGGTCAGCCGGCCGCGTACGTCGTCAGGCGCACGCGAGACCTGCGGACCCGCTTGGTGCTGTTGCTGCTGAGCCGTGCCCGGGACGAGGTTCGCCCGGGGCACCCGGCGCGGCAGGCCGGAGGTGGTGACGCCGCCCGCGGCCGGCTGCCGTACGCGCTCCGCCTGCCGGACGAGGTCGTCGTTCGGAGAGGTGCGCCAGGAAGAGGTCGCGGGACGCTGAGGTGCAGCCGCCTGCGGCTGCTGCTGGGTGGGAGCGGAACCGTTGCCGTCGTCCGGCCGGCCCTCGCCGCCCGGACCGCCGTGGAACCAGTTGGTCTCCAGCGTGTCGTACAGCGGAGTACGGCCGTCGCCCGGACCGGTCGCCGGCGGCAGGGCCTCGGGCTCCTGCCGGACGGGCCGCTGCGGACGCGGCGGGACGGGCTGACGCGGGGCGCCGAAGTCGGCGCCGCCGTTCTGCGGACGCTCGAACTGCCCGTTGCCGGACGGGTTCTGACGCCCCGGCAGGGAGTGCTGCCCGGTCGAGGAACCGTCGTAGCCCGGCACCGCGAACTGACCGGTGGAGCCGGCGTCGAACGACGACGGGCTCGCGTACTGGCCGGTGTTCTGCGGGTTGCCGACCTGGCCGTTCGAGCTGCCGAAGACGTCGGGCCGGACGAACGAGCCCTGGCCCTGCGCGGCGCCGTTCTGCGGAACGCCGTAGTCCTGACGCGGGTACTCGCCGGAGTTCTGCGAACCGTTCGCACCGGGACGGGCGTACTGGCCGGTGTTCTGCGGCGAGTCCATGCCCGGGCGGCCGAAGTCACCGGTGTTGTACGGCGAGTCCATGCCGGGACGGGCGAACTGGCCCGTGTTCTGCGGGTCGTTGCCGAAGGCGGGCCGCTCGAAGTCGGCGGCCGGACCGAGGCCCTGACGGTCGTCGCCGCGCCCGATGGCCGGCATCTCCGTCGTGGCGCCCGGACCCTGGTGGTCGTCGAAGCGCGGCATCCGCGAGGTCTCGTCGTGGCCGCGCGGGGTGTCCAGCGAAGCACGCGGCACCGGCGGCTGGGCGTTCTCGTCGCTCCAGCTCGGCGTGCGCGGCTGCGCGTCGCCACCGGGCAGCTCGGCGCGCGGACCGCCACGGCCCGGCAGCTGCGGCCGACGGCCACGGCGGCCGCGACCCTCGTTCTCGGCGGGAGCCTGGGGCTGGGACTGCGGCGGTACGGCGCCACGAGCGCCGCCGAAGCTGTCCTGGCCCGTGGCCTGCATGCCCTGCGGCGCACTCGGCACCTGACCGAACGCGGCACCGGCGCCCGCGGGGGCCGGCCGGCCCTGCTGCGGAGCGTTCGGAGCCTGCGGTCCGCGCGCGCCACCCGGCCCACCGGGGCGGCCGTTGCCGCCCTGGCCGGTGCCCGGCAGCGCGGCCCGCGGCCCCTGACCGGCCCCGAGCCGACCGCCACCCGTCGCGCCGGCACCCAGCGCACCGGCACCCGGAGCGCCACCGAGGGCGGGACCGCCCTGGGCGCCCGCACCGGTCGCCTGACGGCGGGCCGCAGCCGCACCGGCGGCGGCCTGCGCGGCGGCCGGACCGCCGGCGGCACCGGCACCCTGACCGGGCTTGCCCTGTGGCTTCTTGCCGCCCTGCGCGACATCGACGGGCAGCATGACCAGCGCGGTCGTACCACCGGAGTCGGACGGGCGCAGCTGGATGCGGATGCCGTGCCGCTGGGACAGCCGGCCGACCACGAACAGACCCATGCGGCGGGAGACGGAGACGTCCACGGTGGGCGGCGAGGCGAGCCGCTCGTTGATCGCCGCGAGGTCCTCGGGGGAGAGGCCGATACCGGTGTCGTGGATCTCGATCAGGACGCGGCCGTCGGGCAGCGCGTGACCGGTGACCTTGACCTTGGTCTGCGGCGAGGAGAAGGAGGTCGCGTTCTCGAGCAGCTCGGCGAGCAGGTGCACGAGGTCGTTGACCACGCGGCCGGCGACCTCGGTCGTCGGCACGGCGGCCAGCTCGATGCGCTCGTACTGCTCCACCTCGGACGCGGCGGCGCGGAGCACGTCGACCAGCGGGACCGGGCGGGTCCAGCGGCGGCCGGGCTCCTCACCCGCGAGGACGAGGAGGTTCTCACCGTTACGGCGCATACGCGTCGCGAGGTGGTCGAGCTTGAACAGCGAGGACAGCTGGTCCGGGTCGGCCTCGCGGGACTCCAGTTCGGAGATGAGCGAGAGCTGACGCTGGATGAGGCCCTGGGAGCGGCGCGAGAGGTTGGTGAACATCGCGTTGACGTTGCCCCGCAGCAGGGCCTGCTCGGCGGCGAGGCGGACCGCCTCGCGGTGCACGTCGTCGAAGGCCGCGGCCACCTGGCCGATCTCGTCCCGGGAGTGCACACCGACGGACTCGACGGAGGTGTCGACGTCCTGCGGGTCCGACTCCGACAGCTGGGCGACCAGCTCGGGCAGGCGGTCCTGGGCGACCTTGTTTGCGGTCTCCTGCAGGCGGCGCAGCGAGCGGATCATGGAGCGGGCGATGACGAAGGCGCCGACGAGCGAGACACCGAGCACGAGCAGGATCAGCGCACCGGAGATGATCGCTTCCTGCTCGGAGGAGTTGCGCAGCTCGCGGGCCTTCTGCTCCATGTCCTCGAGCAGCGAGTGCTCGATCTTCTTCATCTGCTCGATCTTGGTCGAGCTGTCGTCCACCCAGTCCTGGTACGACCGCTTCTGCAGGTCGTCCAAACCGTTCTGGGCGGCGAGCGCACGGCTGGCGTAGGTGTCGGACGCCTTGATGGTGGCGTTGTTCTCCTCGACGGGCTTGAGGAGAGAGGTCGCCTTGTCCGTGCCGTAGATGCTCCGGAAGCTGCGCAGCTCGGACTTCTGGCTCTCCAGAGCGGACTGGGCGTAGAGCCGGTCGTTCTCGGAGAGCTGGCCGACCGTGGTGTTGTTCGCGGGCAGGGCCGCCGCGAGGACGGCGCGCTGCATGGACGCGTACTCCTTGGCCGAGGAGAAGGCGGCCAGGGAGCGCGTGCGCTGGATCATCTCGGGGTTGCTGGTGGCCTCCGCCATGTCCTGGGAGAGGTCCAGCAGGTGCGTGATCAGGCGGTGGTAGGCCTCGACCGTCTGCGAGGAGTTGAGCTTGGCCTCGTACGCGGTGGAGCGGACCTTCGACAGCGTCTCGAGGTCGCCGACGACGCCGACGAGGCTCTCGCGCACACCGAGGAGCGAGCCGTCCTTGTTGGAGGTGTCGATCTCCTCGGCGGCGTCGATGAAGTTCTGCTTGGCCCGGTCCGTCTTGTCCCGGTAGCCCTTGACCGTGTAGTCGCTGACCTTCGAGCCGTGCGCCAGCGGACCGGCGGACTGGTCGCGCTCGTCCTGCAGCGCGGCGGCGAGCTCGGTGGCCTGCTTGGTCATCTCCGTCAGCAGCCGCATGTTGTCGAGCTGCTGGATGTCGTCCATGTTGTCGCTGATGCGCAGGGCGCCCAGCGAGGTGGCCGCGACCACGGGGAGGGCGAGCAGCGAGACAAGGCGCGTGGAGATACGCCAGTTGCGCAGCGCTATTCGCGACCCCGGGCCGCTCGGGCCCTGGACCGGCTTGATGGGCGGAGCCGCGGGGCTCGGCGACCCGGCGGGTGCCGACGCGCCGGGGCGCCCGGAGCGCTCACCGCCGTCGCCGGACGCTGCCGGGCCCGGGTTCTGGGCGTGCTGGGGGGAGGGACTGCCGGCATTGGGGCCAGTCCCGCCGTGCGGCTCCGGCTCCGCCGAAGCACTGCCATCCCTCTTGAAACGTCCCTGCACTAGCGTCGCAACCTCTGGACCAGGCGCCCCTCCGCGTGAACGGAAAGACACGGTGTCGGCGTTTTCGAGGGCGCCCTGAACGCGCCCCCTGGTGGTCGTGAGTGACCGGCGCTGGCTCCCCCTTCTCGCCGCCACCCGGCGCTCGTAGCGCCCCCTGTGCGCCGGCTCGATCCTGCGGCGGTCCGTGGCATTCCAGCACAGTGCAGGATCTCCAACAAGGCTCGTACGCCATGCCGTGACCTACGTGACAGCAAGTGAGTGCCGAGTCACCTGCCGTAGAAAGATAACTCCCGCATAAGGGGCGTATGCCCATGAGTTCCACGGGATCGGACGCTGCCCCAGTCGCCATGATCAGGAGCGGAATGGTGGCTTCAGGGGGCCAATGTCCGTTTCGCTAGGATGGGTTGGGGGCCGGAATTGGCCGGTTTGTCCATCAGGCCGTGAGCAAACTCACACGGTGATCATGGGGTCTTCACGACTTCGCCGGGGAATCCGATGTTTAGCCTGGCGCTTTACAAGACGTAGGCAACTGCCAACCTCCGACGGACGACAGGGTCGAGTACAACCGTGAAGACGACGATGATGTTCCGCAACATAGCCAACCCGCGGCGCACGACGCTGGCCCACCTCGAGGACGCCGGCGAACTGCAGACCCCGGAGCAGCCGGAGCACTCCCTCGATCTTCCCACCCAGACCGCCAATCCCAGGCGCACCGTCCTCGTGGAGGTCCCCGTCGCGGCCTCCGTCGCCGAGTAGTACGCACGCCGACGGCTGATCATTCAGCCCGTCCGGCAGAAGATCCTTCGAGGCGCCCCGCGCGGTAATGCGCAAGTCGGCGCCCTTGGGGGTGCCCCGAGGCTCTGGGCACCCCCTGCCGCGTTAGCCTGGAGCGTCAGACTCCAGCCGGCCAAGTGAGGGGCGCAAGGATCCCGTGCGCATCGCCAGATTCTCCATCGACGGGAACGTCGCCTTCGGCGCGGTCGAGGGCGACAAGCCGGACGAGCTCGTCCTCGACATCATCAAGGGCATCCCGTTCGCGGACTTCGAGCTCTCCGGTACGAAGGTCCCGCTGAGCAAGGTCAGGCTGCTGCCGCCGGTGCTCCCCAACAAGGTCGTGGCCTTCGGCCGCAACTACGCGGAGCACGCCCGCGAGCTGGGCAACGAGGTGCCCGACGCCCCCTTCGCCTTCTTCAAGCCGTCCACCTCCGTGATCGGCCCCGGCGACGAGATCCGCTACCCGTCCTTCACCGAGGACCTGCACCACGAGGCCGAACTCGCCGTGGTCATCGGCCGCATGTGCCGAGAGGTCCCGCGCGAACGGGTCGCCGACGTGATCTTCGGCTACACCTGCGCGAACGACGTCACCGCCCGTGACGTGCAGAAGCGCGAGAAGCAGTGGGCCCGGGCCAAGGGCTTCGACACCTCCTGCCCGCTCGGCCCCTGGGTGGAGACCGGCCTGGACCTTCAAACGGCCTCGGACCTGACCGTCCAGCTCACGGTCAACGGCGAACAACGCCAGCTCGGCCGCACCAGCGAGATGATCCACTCGATCGAGGACCTGATCGTCAACATCACCGAGGCCATGACGCTGCTCCCCGGCGACGTGATCCTCACGGGCACCCCGGCAGGCGTCGGACCGCTCACCGTCGGCGACGAGGTCGCCGTCACCATCGAAGGCATCGGCACTCTCACCAACAAGGTTGTCAAGCGTGGCTAGCGCACCCGTCCGCGTACGTTTCTGTCCCTCGCCCACCGGTAACCCCCATGTGGGCCTGGTCCGCACCGCCCTGTTCAACTGGGCCTTCGCCCGGCATCACCAGGGCACCCTGGTCTTCCGCATCGAGGACACCGACGCGGCCCGCGACTCCGAGGAGTCGTACAACCAGCTCCTCGACGCGATGCGCTGGCTGGGCTTCGACTGGGACGAGGGCCCCGAGATCGGCGGCCCGCACGCGCCGTACCGCCAGTCGCAGCGCATGGACATCTACGCGGACGTCGCGCGGAAGCTGCTGGACGGCGGTTACGCCTACCACTGCTACTGCTCCCAGGAGGAGCTGGACACCCGCCGCGAGGCCGCCCGCGCCGCCGGCAAGCCGTCCGGCTACGACGGCCACTGCCGCGACCTCACCGACGCGCAGGTCGAGGAGTACAAGGCCCAGGGCCGCGCCCCGATCGTCCGCTTCCGCATGCCAGACGAGACGATCACCTTCACGGACCTGGTCCGCGGCGAGCTGACGTTCACCCCGGAGAACGTCCCGGACTACGGGATCGTACGAGCCAACGGCGCCCCGCTGTACACGCTCGTCAACCCGGTCGACGACGCCCTGATGGAGATCACCCACGTCCTGCGCGGCGAGGACCTGCTCTCCTCCACCCCCCGCCAGGTCGCCCTGTACAAGGCGCTGACCGAGCTGGGCATCGCCAAGCAGACCCCGCACTTCGGCCACCTGCCCTACGTCATGGGCGAGGGCAACAAGAAGCTGTCGAAGCGCGACCCGCAGTCGTCGCTGAACCTCTACCGCGAGCGCGGCTTCCTCCCCGAGGGCCTGCTCAACTACCTCTCGCTGCTCGGCTGGTCGCTCTCGGCGGACCAGGACATCTTCTCCACCGAGGAGATGGTCGCCGCCTTCGACATCGCCGACGTCAACCCCAACCCGGCGCGCTTCGACCTGAAGAAGTGCGAGGCGATCAACGCCGACCACATCCGGCTGCTCGACGTGAAGGACTTCACCGAGCGCTGCGCCCCCTGGCTGAAGGCCCCCTTCGCCCCCTGGGCGCCGGAGGACTTCGACGAGGCGAAGTGGCAGGCGATCGCCCCGCACGCGCAGACCCGTCTGAAGGTCCTGTCGGAGATCACGGACAACGTCGACTTCCTGTTCCTGCCGGAGCCGGTCTTCGACGAGGCGTCCTGGGCCAAGGCGATGAAGGAGGGCAGCGACGCCCTGCTCCGCACGGCCCGCGAGAAGCTGGAGGCGGCCGACTGGACCTCCGCGGAGTCGCTGAAGGAGGCCGTCCTGGCCGCCGGCGAGGCCCACGGCCTCAAGCTCGGCAAGGCCCAGGCCCCGGTCCGTGTCGCCGTCACCGGCCGCACGGTCGGCCTGCCCCTCTTCGAGTCCCTGGAGATCCTGGGCAAGGAGCGCACGCTGGCCCGGATCGACGCGGCACTGACGAAGCTGACGGCGTAGCGCACACGCGCGTGAAGGGGCGGCGGCCGTTGCGGCCGCCGCCCCTCGGCGTTGTCAGTGGGGCGCACTAGGGTTCCGGCATCACAATCAAGATCCGGAAGGGCACCCGTCATGCCGATGTCCCCTCGTGACTACGCCTGGCTGTTCACGCCGGGCAGCACGTTCACCTACGAGTCCGGGCAGACCGGTGTGATCCACGTGGCCGACGGCGGGGCGCTCGACCTGCCCACCGGGCGGGTCGTGGCCTGCGACCCGTTCGTCTACCTCGGGTCCGGCGACATGGAGCCGTTCACCGTCACCGTCGCCCCCGGCCGCTACCGCGTCGAGGCGGCCGTCGCGACCCTCACCCGCCCCGGCGAGCCCCCGGCCGAGCACCCCCACCGTCGGGTGGCGGCGGCCCGCCTCGTCATCCGTGACGAACCCACGGCGACCTGGGAGTTGGCCCTCGGCCCGGAACAGGACCCGGCCGGACTCGGGGACGACGAGTTCTTCGGCTACGGCGTCGACGCCGGCACCGGCTGCTTCTACGACGCCTCTGCCGAGGAGGCCTTCCCCGGTACCGAGGACGAAGAGGGCCCCCTGTGGGAGGCCTTCGAGAACAGCGACTGGTCGGAGGGGCCCCACCTGGTCACATCCGCCGGCACCGGCCACACGCTGGCCGCGTTCACCTCCGGCTGGGGCGACGGTTTCTACCCCACCTGGATCGGCCGTACCGCCTCCGGCGAGGTCACCTGCTACCTCACCGACTTCTTCGTCGCCCCGGCCCCTGCCGACGCCCCGGTGTGACAATCGCCGATCCGCGGACGCGCCCCCGACCTCCGGGTTACCGTCGGATCATGAGCATTCGCGCCGTGGTCTGGGACGTCGACGACACCCTCTTCGACTACACCACCGCGGACCGCGAGGGCATGCGGTCCCATCTCTCGGCCGAGGGCCTGCTCGCCGGGGGCGAGACCCCGGAGGAGGCCCTCGCGCGCTGGCGGGAGATCACCGACCGGCAGTGGGCGCGGTTCTCGGCGGGTGAGCTGTCCTTCGAGGAGCAGCGCCGCGAGCGCATACGGGTGTTCCTGGGCACACCTCTGGAGGCCGCCGAGGCCGACGCCTGGTTCCGGCGGTACATGACGCACTACGAGGCCGCGTGGGCCCTCTTCCCGGACGTCGTGCCCGTCCTGGACGCGCTCGCCACGAGTCACCGGCACGCCGTGCTGTCCAACTCCAGCCTCACCGTCCAGGACCACAAGCTGCGCACCCTCGGGGTGCACGACCGCTTCGAGACCATCCTGTGCGCCGCGGAACTCGGCATCTCCAAGCCCCAGGCCGGCGCCTTCCTGGCCGCCTGCGCGGCCCTGGACCTCGCGCCGCACGAGGTGGCGTACGTCGGCGATCACCCGGAGATCGACGGGCGGGGGGCCGCCGACGCCGGACTGCTGTCGGTGTGGATCGACCGCAACGGCGTGTACACCGACGGCACCGCCCCCTTCGGGCCCCACCGGATCGCCTCCCTCGCCGAACTCCCCGCGATCCTCGGCGCGGATACCCGTTTTGGAGCCCCGTCCACCTTCGGGTAATGTTCTTCCTGCGCCGCCGGGAAGCGGGCCGAAAGGCCGGGAACCGGGGGAGCGAACTAGAACGAGATCCCCGCAGGGGCTTGCGTTCCAGTGGCCTATGGTGTAATTGGCAGCACGACTGATTCTGGTTCAGTTAGTCTTGGTTCGAGTCCAGGTAGGCCAGCTCGCGGATGTTTCACCACAGCATCCGCACCGCGGATCCCATCCGCAAAGCCCCCGTTGTGTAGCGGCCTAGCACGCTGCCCTCTCAAGGCAGTAGCGCCGGTTCGAATCCGGTCGGGGGTACTGGTTCCGATCAACTCGGAATCGCTAGGGCCCCCGTTGTGTAGCGGCCTAGCACGCCGCCCTCTCAAGGCGGTAGCGCCGGTTCGAATCCGGTCGGGGGTACTGACTGGTCTAAACCATCATTGGTCTATGGTGTAATTGGCAGCACGACTGATTCTGGTTCAGTTAGTCTTGGTTCGAGTCCAGGTAGACCAGCTCGGACCTGCGGAAACGCAGAGTCCAGGCCCCCGTTGTGTAGCGGCCTAGCACGCCGCCCTCTCAAGGCGGTAGCGCCGGTTCGAATCCGGTCGGGGGTACAAACCGGGAAGGCCCTCCACTTCGGTGGGGGGCCTTCCTGGCGTCCGGGCTCACTCGAAGCCGTACCGCCGTGCCGACTCCTCCTCCTGGGCCAGCCGGTGCAGCGCCCGTAGCACCGGCTCGTTGAGGATCGCCCCCAGGACGGCGAACTCCACCCGCTCGGGCTCCGACGGGTACGCCTCCATGTTGTCCAGGTCGAGGACGGCCGTCCGGTGCATCAACTCCGCGTACGGGGCGAGCTGTTCGGCACCCCAGCCGTAGCCGAGCCGGCGGAACGCGGCCACCGCCACGACCAGTGAGCGGTACGCGGGGGAGATGGTCGAAAGCCGCTCGGCGTTCCGCCAGCCCAGTCGGTCCAGGAGTGCGCCGATCTCCCGGTGCGCGGCCTGGACGAACTCGTCCTCCTCGTCCGGCTCCGGCACCTGCGGCAGCGCCCACAGGGCCGCGCCCAGGCGGATCGTGCGGCCCAGGGAGTCGTCGTCGACGTGTCCGAGCACCTCGCGGACCGTCGTCACCGGGATGCGGCCGACCTGGATCATCGCCCGCACCAGCCGCAGCCGGCGCAGGTGCTCCTCGTCGTACTCGGCGGTCGTCGCGTTGAGCTGGCGGCCGGGCGGCAACAGGCCCTCGCGCAGGTAGTACTTGATCGTCGCGGTGGACACCCCACTGCGTTCGCTGAGCTCCGCCAGCCGCATCTCTTGCGCCTCTCCTTGGGAAGTGCCACTATCCAAGCATCGACCAGAAGGATAGTGCCGCTATCCGACGGAGCGCAGGGGGCTGCCATGTTCACGAAACCGGTGCCGGGTCGCACGACCGCGGATGCCGAGGGGGACGTGGTGGTCCTGCTCATCGGGATGCGGGTCAACCGCTTCTGGGCGGTGCACCAGTGGCTGCCGGTCATGCTGGCGATGTTCCGCATGCTGGGGGAGCTTGCGCGGGACCGTGACCGGGGGCTGCTGGGGCACGTGATGCTGACGGCCTCACCGCGGACGTACTACGTGGTCCAGTACTGGGAGTCCAAGGAGAAGCTGTACGCCTACGCGCACTCGCCCGAGATGTTCCACCACCGGGCGTGGGCGATCGTCAACCGCAAGGAGCGCGCGGGCGGGATGCGCGGGCACGTGGGGCTGTGGCACGAGGCGTACGTGGTGCCCGAGGGGTCCTACGAGGCGATCTACCTCGACATGCCGGCGTTCGGACTGGCCCGGGCCCACGGGCAGGTGCCGGTGGAGCGGCGCGGCCGCCGTGCCGAGGACCGGTTCGCGCACCGGTCGGGGCGGAAGGCGGCCGGACGGGCCTAATGAACGGGGGGATCGGGGATCGGGGAGGGCCTGCCGCGGCGTTGGGGCGGGCCCTCCCCGATGACGTTCCCGTGGGGAGCTGCCGGGGGGTCAGCCCGAGCGGCGCAGGGCCTCCGAGAGGCGGGCGGCGGCGTCGATGACCGCCTGGGCGTGCATACGGCCGGGGTGGCGCGTCAGGCGCTCGATGGGGCCGGAGACCGAGACGGCGGCCACCACGCGGTTGGACGGGCCGCGCACGGGCGCCGAGACGGACGCGACGCCCGGCTCGCGCTCGCCGATGGACTGGGCCCAGCCGCGGCGCCGTACGCCCGACAGGGCCGTCGCCGTGAAGCGGGCGCCCTGCAGGCCGCGGTGGAGGCGCTCGGGCTCCTCCCAGGCCATCAGGATCTGCGCGGAGGAACCGGCCTTCATGGTGAGCGTCGAGCCGACCGGGACCGTGTCCCGAAGGCCGGACAGGCGCTCCGCCGCGGCCACGCAGATGCGCATGTCGCCCTGGCGGCGGTAGAGCTGGGCGCTCTCGCCGGTGACGTCCCGCAGGTGCGTGAGCACCGGGCCGGCCGTCGCGAGCAACCGGTCCTCGCCGGCCGCCGCCGCGAGTTCGGCAAGCCGCGGGCCGAGAATGAAACGGCCCTGCATGTCGCGTGCCACCATGCGGTGGTGCTCCAGGGCCACGGCCAGTCGGTGGGCCGTTGGTCGTGCCAGTCCGGTGGCCGCCACCAGTCCCGCGAGGGTGGCCGGGCCGGACTCCAGGGCGCTCAGGACAAGGGCTGCCTTGTCCAGAACGCCGACGCCGCTACTGTTGTCCATGAAACGATACTCACGTCTCACTCTGTGAAACGCAAGTTCCTTTTTCCGTGAGACGCGCAACCCTTGTATGCACAGCGGCCCGCTGACCGAACGGGCCTGGTGGCGGGTGCCCGTGAACACGGGCCGGGCACCGTCTCCTCAAGATCTCTAGTTGGGCCGGTGGACGTTCGCCGGCCGAAGGGAAAGCGATGGGTAGGACACTCGCGGAGAAGGTCTGGGACGACCATGTCGTCCGGCGCGCCGAGGGCGAGCCCGACCTCCTCTTCATCGATCTGCACCTGCTGCACGAGGTGACCAGCCCGCAGGCCTTCGACGGCCTGCGCCTCAGCGGTCGCAAGGTGCGCCGCCTCGACCTCACCATCGCCACCGAGGACCACAACACCCCCACCCTCGACATCGACAAGCCGATCGCGGACCCGATCTCCCGGGCCCAGCTGGAGACGCTGCGCAAGAACTGCGCCGAGTTCGGCGTCCGGCTGCACCCGCTGGGCGACGTCGAGCAGGGCGTCGTGCACGTCGTCGGCCCGCAGCTGGGGCTGACCCAGCCGGGCACCACCGTCGTCTGCGGCGACTCCCACACCTCCACCCACGGCGCCTTCGGCGCGCTGGCGTTCGGCATCGGCACCTCGCAGGTCGAGCACGTGCTGGCCACCCAGACGCTGCCGCTGGCCCGCCCGAAGACCATGGCCATCACGGTCGACGGCGAACTGCCCGACGGCGTCACCGCCAAGGACCTGATCCTGGCGATCATCGCCAAGATCGGTACGGGCGGTGGCCAGGGCTACATCCTGGAGTACCGCGGCTCCGCCATCGAGAAGCTCTCGATGGAGGCCCGGATGACCATCTGCAACATGTCGATCGAGGCCGGCGCCCGCGCGGGCATGATCGCCCCCGACGAGACCACCTTCGAGTACCTCAAGGGCCGCCCGCACGCCCCCGAGGGCGAGGACTGGGACGCCGCGGTCGCGTACTGGAAGACGCTCAGGACGGACGAGGACGCCGAGTTCGACGCCGAGGTCGTCATCGACGCCGCGTCGCTGTCTCCGTTCGTCACCTGGGGCACCAACCCCGGCCAGGGCGCGCCGCTTTCGGCGTCCGTCCCCGATCCCGCTTCGTACGAAGACGCTTCGGAGCGCCTCGCCGCCGAAAAGGCCCTGGAATACATGGGGTTGGAGGCCGGGCAGCCGCTGCGCTCGATCAAGGTGGACACCGTCTTCGTAGGCTCGTGCACCAACGGCCGCATCGAGGACCTGCGCGCCGCCGCCGAGCTCGTGAAGGGCCGCAAAGTCGCCGACGGCGTACGGATGCTGGTCGTCCCCGGCTCCGCCCGCGTCGGTCTGCAGGCCGTCTCCGAGGGCCTGGACGTCGTCTTCAAGGAGGCCGGCGCCGAGTGGCGGCACGCCGGCTGCTCGATGTGCCTGGGCATGAACCCCGACCAGCTGGCCCCGGGTGAGCGCTCCGCGTCCACCTCCAACCGCAACTTCGAGGGCAGGCAGGGCAAGGGCGGCCGTACGCACCTGGTCTCGCCGCAGGTC
Coding sequences:
- a CDS encoding HAD family hydrolase, which gives rise to MSIRAVVWDVDDTLFDYTTADREGMRSHLSAEGLLAGGETPEEALARWREITDRQWARFSAGELSFEEQRRERIRVFLGTPLEAAEADAWFRRYMTHYEAAWALFPDVVPVLDALATSHRHAVLSNSSLTVQDHKLRTLGVHDRFETILCAAELGISKPQAGAFLAACAALDLAPHEVAYVGDHPEIDGRGAADAGLLSVWIDRNGVYTDGTAPFGPHRIASLAELPAILGADTRFGAPSTFG
- a CDS encoding MerR family transcriptional regulator, whose product is MRLAELSERSGVSTATIKYYLREGLLPPGRQLNATTAEYDEEHLRRLRLVRAMIQVGRIPVTTVREVLGHVDDDSLGRTIRLGAALWALPQVPEPDEEDEFVQAAHREIGALLDRLGWRNAERLSTISPAYRSLVVAVAAFRRLGYGWGAEQLAPYAELMHRTAVLDLDNMEAYPSEPERVEFAVLGAILNEPVLRALHRLAQEEESARRYGFE
- a CDS encoding DUF4188 domain-containing protein, whose protein sequence is MFTKPVPGRTTADAEGDVVVLLIGMRVNRFWAVHQWLPVMLAMFRMLGELARDRDRGLLGHVMLTASPRTYYVVQYWESKEKLYAYAHSPEMFHHRAWAIVNRKERAGGMRGHVGLWHEAYVVPEGSYEAIYLDMPAFGLARAHGQVPVERRGRRAEDRFAHRSGRKAAGRA
- the ndgR gene encoding IclR family transcriptional regulator NdgR, which encodes MDNSSGVGVLDKAALVLSALESGPATLAGLVAATGLARPTAHRLAVALEHHRMVARDMQGRFILGPRLAELAAAAGEDRLLATAGPVLTHLRDVTGESAQLYRRQGDMRICVAAAERLSGLRDTVPVGSTLTMKAGSSAQILMAWEEPERLHRGLQGARFTATALSGVRRRGWAQSIGEREPGVASVSAPVRGPSNRVVAAVSVSGPIERLTRHPGRMHAQAVIDAAARLSEALRRSG
- the leuC gene encoding 3-isopropylmalate dehydratase large subunit: MGRTLAEKVWDDHVVRRAEGEPDLLFIDLHLLHEVTSPQAFDGLRLSGRKVRRLDLTIATEDHNTPTLDIDKPIADPISRAQLETLRKNCAEFGVRLHPLGDVEQGVVHVVGPQLGLTQPGTTVVCGDSHTSTHGAFGALAFGIGTSQVEHVLATQTLPLARPKTMAITVDGELPDGVTAKDLILAIIAKIGTGGGQGYILEYRGSAIEKLSMEARMTICNMSIEAGARAGMIAPDETTFEYLKGRPHAPEGEDWDAAVAYWKTLRTDEDAEFDAEVVIDAASLSPFVTWGTNPGQGAPLSASVPDPASYEDASERLAAEKALEYMGLEAGQPLRSIKVDTVFVGSCTNGRIEDLRAAAELVKGRKVADGVRMLVVPGSARVGLQAVSEGLDVVFKEAGAEWRHAGCSMCLGMNPDQLAPGERSASTSNRNFEGRQGKGGRTHLVSPQVAAATAVLGHLASPADLSEAPAPAGV